The following are encoded in a window of Amycolatopsis solani genomic DNA:
- the rlmN gene encoding 23S rRNA (adenine(2503)-C(2))-methyltransferase RlmN: MTALPLVFDAPKRGLPPRHLADLSVAERAAAVAELGEKPFRAKQLSNHYFSRLTVDPAEMTDIPAASRSRLVESLMPTLLTEVRALAADDGATRKTLWRAHDGTLLESVLMRYPDRATLCISSQAGCGMACPFCATGQGGLDRNLSTAEIVDQVRSAAAVMRDGTMPGGPGRLSNIVFMGMGEPLANYKRVVAAVRRITDPAPGGLGIGQRSVTVSTVGLAPAIRKLADEKMQVRLAVSLHTPDDELRDTLVPVNERWSVDEVLSAARYYADTSGRRVSIEYALIRDINDQPWRAELLARRLRKHLGQLVHVNVIPLNPTPGSKWDASPKPVEREFVRLVNAGGVACTVRDTRGQEIAAACGQLAAEG, encoded by the coding sequence ATGACTGCCCTCCCGCTCGTTTTCGACGCCCCCAAGCGCGGCCTCCCGCCGCGCCACCTCGCCGACCTTTCGGTGGCCGAGCGCGCCGCCGCCGTGGCCGAGCTGGGGGAGAAGCCGTTCCGGGCGAAGCAGCTGTCGAACCACTACTTCTCCCGCCTGACGGTCGACCCGGCGGAGATGACCGACATCCCAGCCGCGTCCCGCTCCCGGCTCGTCGAGTCGTTGATGCCGACGCTGCTGACCGAGGTCCGCGCCCTGGCGGCCGACGACGGCGCGACCCGCAAGACGCTGTGGCGCGCGCACGACGGCACGCTCCTGGAGAGCGTCCTGATGCGCTACCCCGACCGCGCGACGCTGTGCATCTCGAGCCAGGCCGGCTGCGGCATGGCCTGCCCGTTCTGCGCGACCGGCCAGGGCGGCCTCGACCGGAACCTGTCGACGGCGGAGATCGTGGACCAGGTCCGCTCCGCGGCGGCGGTCATGCGCGACGGCACGATGCCCGGTGGCCCTGGCCGGCTGTCGAACATCGTCTTCATGGGGATGGGCGAGCCGCTGGCCAACTACAAGCGCGTGGTGGCGGCGGTCCGCCGGATCACGGATCCCGCTCCGGGTGGTCTCGGAATCGGCCAGCGTTCGGTGACGGTGTCGACGGTGGGTCTCGCGCCGGCGATCCGGAAGCTGGCGGACGAGAAGATGCAGGTGCGGCTGGCGGTTTCGCTGCACACGCCGGACGACGAGCTGCGCGACACGCTGGTGCCGGTGAACGAGCGCTGGTCGGTGGACGAGGTCTTGTCGGCGGCGCGGTACTACGCGGACACGTCGGGTCGGCGGGTGTCGATCGAGTACGCGTTGATCCGGGACATCAATGATCAGCCGTGGCGGGCGGAGCTGCTGGCTCGCCGGTTGCGGAAGCACCTGGGTCAGCTCGTGCACGTGAACGTGATCCCGCTGAACCCGACTCCGGGCAGCAAGTGGGACGCGTCCCCGAAGCCGGTGGAGCGGGAGTTCGTGCGGCTGGTGAACGCCGGCGGAGTAGCGTGCACGGTGCGGGACACCCGCGGCCAGGAGATCGCCGCCGCCTGTGGGCAGCTTGCTGCCGAGGGCTGA
- a CDS encoding SMI1/KNR4 family protein: protein MNPGDGGYAGIAEAMAESLRAGAGIGWTQATLQLRHTGGSVSCTAWSDARDSLRVDYAPIARRLFELPPAVLEVRLDVTGAYRVTARPDITAVSPGQLVFDLDFRYPGHPLPGLPRPAAAEPTGAPTDPRVRAEVFRLTGEYAEAYTRIKGTAPRWPAGKTEAELAEAEARMGVRLPEDLRALYLVADGDPHETGLLGPYSHDPLDHVVGTYLEGAPGSYGWEDALDDDGVVFETVPFDHVKRLSRNDWWITFGGDRAMNYVAVDTDPAARGHAGQVLEYGRDIYGPLRYVATSITAMLTEVVTALRAGRFVDPGEQYLFAETDLREGAERSYNEVISKAAELDLPSVVAQLPDRELVQEVYLNDAADVDLAVFDPLTSLRRLSVNRAAAVTASIGGLGALESVRIEAGSVDLAGLAAHPALWDLGFEGVQEPLDLAVLRTLPRLTRLQLTGSVVPDLGPVADLPGLRVLELDAGQVRRLLDLGRPLPRLAALFVSGRTTLPEMAELRAAFGGDRAGPVTEFSAVLPSHP from the coding sequence ATGAACCCGGGGGACGGCGGATACGCCGGCATCGCCGAAGCGATGGCCGAAAGCCTGCGCGCGGGCGCGGGCATCGGCTGGACGCAGGCCACGCTCCAGCTGCGGCACACCGGCGGGTCCGTCTCGTGCACGGCGTGGAGTGACGCGCGGGACAGCCTTCGCGTCGACTACGCGCCGATCGCGCGTCGCCTGTTCGAGCTGCCGCCCGCCGTGCTGGAAGTGCGGCTCGACGTCACGGGCGCCTATCGCGTCACCGCCCGGCCGGACATCACGGCCGTCTCGCCCGGGCAGCTCGTCTTCGACCTGGACTTCCGCTACCCCGGGCACCCGTTGCCGGGGCTGCCGCGCCCCGCGGCCGCCGAACCGACCGGCGCGCCGACGGATCCGCGGGTGCGCGCCGAGGTCTTCCGGCTCACCGGCGAGTACGCCGAGGCCTACACCCGCATCAAGGGCACGGCTCCCCGCTGGCCCGCGGGGAAGACCGAAGCGGAGCTGGCCGAGGCGGAGGCGCGCATGGGCGTCCGGCTGCCCGAGGACCTGCGGGCGCTGTACCTGGTGGCGGACGGCGATCCGCACGAGACCGGCCTGCTCGGGCCCTACTCCCACGACCCGCTCGACCACGTCGTCGGCACCTACCTCGAAGGCGCACCCGGTTCCTACGGCTGGGAAGACGCGCTGGACGACGACGGCGTCGTGTTCGAGACCGTGCCCTTCGACCACGTGAAACGCTTGTCGCGCAACGACTGGTGGATCACCTTCGGCGGGGACCGGGCGATGAACTACGTCGCGGTCGACACGGACCCCGCCGCGCGGGGCCACGCCGGCCAGGTCCTCGAGTACGGCCGCGACATCTACGGCCCGCTGCGCTACGTGGCGACGTCGATCACCGCCATGCTGACCGAGGTCGTGACCGCCCTGCGGGCCGGGCGTTTCGTGGACCCGGGCGAGCAGTACCTGTTCGCGGAGACGGATCTCCGCGAGGGCGCCGAGCGGTCGTACAACGAGGTGATCTCGAAGGCGGCCGAACTGGACCTGCCGTCGGTGGTGGCTCAGCTGCCCGACCGGGAGCTGGTTCAGGAGGTCTACCTGAACGACGCCGCCGACGTCGACCTGGCCGTGTTCGATCCGCTGACGTCGCTGCGGCGGCTGAGCGTCAACCGCGCCGCCGCCGTCACCGCGTCGATCGGCGGGCTCGGTGCGCTGGAGTCGGTGCGGATCGAGGCCGGAAGCGTCGACCTCGCCGGGCTCGCCGCGCACCCGGCGCTGTGGGACCTGGGGTTCGAAGGTGTCCAGGAGCCCCTCGACCTGGCGGTGCTGCGCACTCTGCCGCGGCTGACACGGCTGCAGCTCACCGGCTCGGTGGTGCCCGATCTCGGCCCGGTCGCCGACCTTCCCGGCCTGCGCGTGCTGGAACTCGACGCCGGGCAGGTCCGCCGGCTGCTCGACCTCGGCCGGCCGCTGCCCCGGCTCGCGGCGCTGTTCGTCTCCGGGCGGACGACGCTGCCGGAGATGGCCGAACTGCGGGCCGCGTTCGGCGGTGACCGGGCGGGCCCGGTGACCGAGTTCTCGGCCGTGCTGCCCAGCCACCCCTGA
- a CDS encoding AfsR/SARP family transcriptional regulator yields MDEGDRSGPELLLLGRFELAEGGERIALPRSAQRLLAFLAVRDGAAVHRNAAAEQLWPESRRERAAANLRQALWHVRRSTAAPVVETPVEHLRLAPALPVDFRGALDAAHRVVGAVGRPAPEGLVDALSRDLLPDWTEEWLAPERRRWEQVRLHALEAVAQRLITAGAHLAALEAAFTAIGIDPVRESAHRTVIAAHLAQGNGGSALRHYQHYRALLHRELGVRPSPHMTRLVAAQVAP; encoded by the coding sequence ATGGACGAGGGCGACAGATCCGGCCCGGAACTGCTGCTGCTGGGCCGGTTCGAGCTGGCGGAAGGCGGCGAGCGGATCGCGCTGCCGCGGTCGGCGCAGCGCCTGCTGGCGTTCCTGGCGGTGCGCGACGGCGCCGCGGTGCACCGCAACGCGGCGGCGGAGCAGCTGTGGCCGGAGAGCCGCCGCGAGCGCGCGGCCGCCAACCTGCGTCAGGCGCTGTGGCACGTCCGGCGGTCCACGGCGGCCCCGGTCGTCGAGACCCCGGTCGAGCACCTGCGGCTGGCCCCGGCTCTCCCGGTCGACTTCCGCGGCGCCCTCGACGCGGCCCACCGCGTCGTCGGCGCCGTGGGCCGGCCGGCACCGGAGGGACTCGTCGACGCGCTGTCCCGCGACCTGCTGCCCGACTGGACCGAGGAGTGGCTCGCCCCGGAGCGCCGGCGCTGGGAGCAGGTCCGCCTGCACGCGCTGGAGGCGGTCGCCCAGCGCCTGATCACGGCCGGCGCGCACCTGGCGGCGCTGGAAGCGGCGTTCACCGCGATCGGCATCGACCCGGTCCGGGAAAGCGCTCACCGCACGGTGATCGCGGCCCACCTGGCCCAGGGCAACGGCGGCTCGGCGCTGCGGCACTACCAGCACTACCGCGCGTTGCTGCACCGCGAGCTGGGCGTCCGCCCGTCACCGCACATGACGAGGCTGGTCGCGGCGCAAGTGGCACCGTGA